The Desulfovibrio sp. Fe33 genome includes a window with the following:
- a CDS encoding HD domain-containing protein: protein MSVIIRKSLLELIFSGAFMKRWNDKLRPMELVEVDKQGHKMIVAWLLFLLNSRDMDVARKRALGESIIEGGIFDYLYRLVITDIKPPVFYRIKENAEDYRTLTNWVLEELTPRIMPLGEDFIRRMSDYLMHPEDKGLARRILHAAHLYASYSEFKLLKSINRMDHELTEIEQSFIDRLEAMRDLKGVAELLDEDGTVLGGFARMCGRLRFQKRWSQTPRVPETSVLGHMFIVAAYSWFFSMEVGACRARSQNNFFSGLFHDLPELLTRDIISPVKAASSDISDLIHEYEILELHRVVLTPLREGGYGDIADRLEYFLGLEVGSEFKATVVLDGTVTETSDSDLAGKYNHDTLDPKDGPLLKISDSIAAYIEAHTALKNGISSGQLHHALYRIQLKYREHPVVAGIQISALLADFD, encoded by the coding sequence ATGTCCGTCATCATACGAAAAAGCCTGCTCGAACTCATTTTTTCCGGCGCGTTCATGAAGCGATGGAACGACAAGCTGCGGCCCATGGAGCTGGTGGAAGTGGACAAGCAGGGCCACAAGATGATCGTCGCCTGGCTGCTCTTCCTGCTCAACTCCCGCGACATGGACGTGGCGCGCAAGCGCGCCCTGGGCGAGTCGATCATCGAGGGCGGCATCTTCGACTACCTCTACCGGCTGGTCATTACGGACATCAAGCCGCCGGTCTTCTACCGCATCAAGGAAAACGCCGAGGACTACCGCACCCTGACGAACTGGGTCCTCGAAGAGCTGACCCCGCGCATCATGCCGCTTGGCGAGGACTTCATCCGCCGCATGAGCGACTATCTCATGCACCCCGAGGACAAGGGACTGGCCCGGCGCATCCTGCACGCCGCCCATCTTTACGCCAGTTATTCCGAGTTCAAGCTGCTCAAGTCCATCAACCGCATGGACCACGAACTGACGGAAATCGAACAGAGCTTCATCGACAGGCTGGAGGCCATGCGCGACCTCAAGGGCGTGGCCGAGTTGCTGGACGAGGACGGCACGGTCCTCGGCGGGTTCGCCCGCATGTGCGGCCGCCTCCGGTTCCAGAAACGCTGGTCCCAGACTCCCCGCGTGCCCGAGACTTCGGTGCTAGGCCACATGTTCATCGTGGCCGCCTACTCCTGGTTCTTCTCCATGGAGGTGGGGGCGTGCCGCGCCCGCAGCCAGAACAACTTCTTCTCGGGCCTGTTCCACGACCTGCCGGAACTGCTCACCCGGGACATCATATCCCCGGTAAAGGCGGCTTCCAGCGACATCAGCGACCTGATTCACGAATACGAAATTCTCGAGCTGCACCGGGTGGTGCTCACTCCCCTGCGCGAAGGCGGGTACGGGGACATAGCCGACCGGCTGGAATACTTCCTCGGCCTGGAGGTGGGCAGCGAATTCAAGGCCACGGTGGTACTGGACGGGACCGTCACCGAAACGTCCGATTCCGACCTCGCCGGGAAATACAACCACGACACCCTGGACCCCAAGGACGGCCCGCTTCTCAAGATATCGGACTCCATCGCCGCCTACATCGAGGCCCATACGGCGCTCAAGAACGGCATCTCGTCGGGCCAGCTCCACCACGCCCTCTATCGCATCCAACTGAAATACCGCGAACACCCGGTTGTCGCGGGCATCCAGATCAGCGCGCTGCTGGCGGATTTCGACTGA
- a CDS encoding PEP-CTERM sorting domain-containing protein — translation MSPESTYFRAYDGDQEEILFDLGALYRVDDMLLSVDNNDTYYMEYLNEDSGLWVNLFTIQNEYGEIGGGLDTMTTYEGGEYISGIDFASVETRYLKFWADPANDSSVGDRNFAIGEIQAFGELAQNGQTPPVPEPSTVLLLGIGIAGLAWAGRRRNQ, via the coding sequence ATGTCGCCGGAATCCACTTACTTCAGAGCCTACGACGGCGACCAGGAAGAGATTCTCTTCGATCTGGGCGCGCTGTACCGGGTGGACGACATGTTGCTGTCCGTGGACAACAACGACACCTATTATATGGAATATCTCAACGAAGACAGCGGGCTTTGGGTGAACCTGTTCACCATCCAGAACGAGTACGGCGAAATCGGCGGGGGGCTTGATACCATGACGACGTATGAAGGCGGCGAATACATCAGCGGTATCGACTTCGCCAGTGTGGAGACACGGTATCTGAAGTTCTGGGCCGATCCCGCGAACGATTCTTCTGTCGGCGACCGCAACTTCGCCATAGGCGAAATCCAGGCCTTCGGCGAATTGGCGCAGAACGGCCAGACGCCGCCCGTGCCGGAACCCTCCACCGTGCTGTTGCTGGGGATCGGGATTGCCGGTCTCGCCTGGGCGGGAAGACGGCGCAACCAGTAG
- the cbiM gene encoding cobalt transporter CbiM encodes MHISEGVLSGPVLLGGAVLTVAGMAVGLRKIDYDRVMSVAILSAAFFIASLIHVPIGPANGHLILGGLLGVVLGWAAFPSILVALTLQAVLFQYGGLTSLGVNCFDMAAPAVLCYYIFRPMLAKGSGSRFAAAFACGFLAMLLSATLTAGALALSGDEFREAAQVLFIAHLPIMAVEGVITGFAYSFLAKVKPEVLSC; translated from the coding sequence ATGCACATTTCGGAAGGGGTCCTTTCCGGTCCCGTTCTCTTGGGCGGGGCGGTCCTTACCGTGGCCGGAATGGCCGTCGGGCTGCGAAAGATCGACTACGACCGGGTCATGTCCGTGGCCATTCTGTCCGCAGCCTTTTTCATAGCCTCCCTCATCCATGTTCCCATCGGCCCGGCCAACGGCCACCTCATTCTGGGCGGACTGCTCGGCGTGGTCCTGGGCTGGGCGGCCTTTCCTTCCATCCTGGTGGCCCTGACGCTTCAGGCCGTGCTTTTCCAGTATGGCGGGCTGACTTCGCTTGGCGTGAACTGTTTCGACATGGCCGCGCCCGCCGTGCTTTGCTATTATATCTTCCGGCCCATGCTCGCGAAAGGTTCGGGCAGCCGGTTCGCGGCCGCCTTTGCCTGCGGTTTCCTGGCCATGCTGCTGAGCGCGACCTTGACCGCGGGGGCACTGGCACTGTCCGGCGACGAGTTCCGCGAAGCCGCCCAGGTGCTTTTCATCGCCCATCTGCCCATCATGGCGGTCGAGGGCGTCATCACCGGCTTCGCCTATTCCTTCCTGGCCAAGGTCA